The following proteins come from a genomic window of Miscanthus floridulus cultivar M001 chromosome 2, ASM1932011v1, whole genome shotgun sequence:
- the LOC136539440 gene encoding flavanone 3-dioxygenase 2-like, with the protein MAEHLLSTAVHDTLPGNYIRPESQRPRLAEVVTGVRIPAVDLGSPDRAAVVAAIGDACRSHGFFQVLNHGIHADLIASVMAVGRDFFRLPPEEKAKLYSDDPARKIRLSTSFNVRKETVHNWRDYLRLHCHPLHEFVPDWPSNPPDFKDTMSTYCKEVRELGFRLYAAISESLGLEASYMKETLGEQEQHMAVNFYPPCPEPELTYGLPAHTDPNALTILLMDQDVAGLQVLHGGKWVAVNPQPGALIINIGDQLQALSNGQYRSVWHRAVVNSDRERMSVASFLCPCNHVVLGPAQKLVTEDTPAVYRNYTYDEYYKKFWSRNLDQEHCLELFRT; encoded by the exons ATGGCGGAGCACCTCCTCTCGACGGCCGTGCACGACACCCTGCCGGGGAACTACATCCGGCCGGAGTCGCAGCGCCCTCGCCtcgccgaggtcgtcaccggcgtgcGCATCCCTGCCGTCGACCTAGGGAGCCCCGACCGCGCCGCGGTTGTCGCCGCCATCGGCGACGCCTGCCGCTCGCACGGCTTCTTCCAGGTCCTCAACCATGGGATACATGCCGACTTGATTGCGTCGGTGATGGCCGTGGGGCGCGACTTCTTCCGGTTGCCGCCGGAGGAGAAGGCCAAGCTGTACTCCGACGACCCGGCCAGGAAGATACGGCTGTCCACGAGCTTCAACGTGCGCAAGGAGACGGTGCACAACTGGCGCGACTACCTCCGGCTGCACTGCCATCCCCTCCACGAGTTCGTGCCCGATTGGCCGTCCAACCCGCCCGATTTCAA GGACACCATGAGCACGTACTGCAAGGAAGTCCGGGAGCTCGGGTTCAGGCTATACGCTGCGATCTCGGAGAGCCTGGGTCTAGAGGCGAGCTACATGAAGGAGACGCtgggcgagcaggagcagcacaTGGCAGTCAACTTCTACCCGCCGTGCCCGGAGCCCGAGCTCACCTACGGCCTCCCGGCTCACACCGATCCCAACGCGCTTACCATCCTGCTCATGGACCAGGACGTCGCCGGCCTGCAGGTGCTCCACGGCGGCAAGTGGGTCGCCGTCAACCCGCAGCCCGGCGCGCTCATCATCAACATCGGCGACCAGCTGCAG GCGCTGAGCAACGGGCAGTACCGGAGTGTGTGGCACCGCGCGGTGGTGAACTCGGACCGGGAGCGGATGTCGGTGGCGTCGTTCCTGTGCCCGTGCAACCACGTCGTGCTCGGCCCCGCGCAGAAGCTCGTCACGGAGGACACCCCGGCCGTGTACAGGAACTACACGTACGACGAGTACTACAAGAAGTTCTGGAGCAGGAACCTGGACCAGGAGCACTGCCTGGAGCTGTTCAGAACCTAG